Genomic DNA from Hirundo rustica isolate bHirRus1 chromosome 18, bHirRus1.pri.v3, whole genome shotgun sequence:
ggagggaaagagaaaagagccAACGTCTGTTTGTGTTGAAGCCATCCAGCAATTTTTGCAGACATCAGCCAAGCGGCAGCAGCAATGCCATTGGTGGGAAGACAGAGTTATTTGGGGAATGCTGGACTCTGCACCATGAGAACAGCAGGGGAGGAGGTTGGTTTTAATTTAACAGACCGTGTTTActcttcctctctcaccttTGGTCTGTCTGAAATGTGCAAGGAAAGCACCCCCcggcagggaggcagggaggaaggggctgtgggtgcttccccctcctcacagctgctcccagggcccCCTGGCCCGGCTGCTCTGCAGCGCCTGTGTGCAGCCACCTCCCACGTTGCAGACCCAGGGCAGGGATTTCTCACGCAATAAACAATCAGACAAATGCAAAGCCTCAAAAATACTCAGCTTTAATCTGTAAACTTGCAAagagagatccaggggcagagCAAAGGTGAAGGAGGCACAGGGGCAGGTGAGACATGAGCAGTCAGGCACAGAGCCAGGGAAGATACTAATGGGGACAGATGTGCTGGACAGTCCCTGACTCCTACGTGCAGCAGTGCCATAccctccacagctgctctctgcatcAGTGCTTCAGCTACACAACCAAATATTCACCATCTGACTGCTCTGGGTAGTGCTCAGGGGAGTGAACAGTGTGCTCGAGGGAGCaacagagctgggctgagcaccAGGGATGTCCCTGAGCCCCACCAGTGCCCAACAGAGTAGTGTTTGCTGGCTGAAGGGTCTCAGGCATCTGGCCTAGAGAAAGTGGGTTCCAGCTGTTAtttgccagcagcaggaaggcaTAGTTGTATTACATGGGCAGTGATGGGAGAGaaacccagcctggcctgggaggcagcaggactGGAGCATCACCCCAGGTGATGCCACCATGGGCACCTCCTACATGAGGCTGGAGATTGTTTAATCTGGAGgtgttgaaaaaaacccttttcttgtttaaaacaaacaaacaaacaaacaacaagaaaaggaaaccccccaacaacaacaaaaaacaaacacacacaaaaaccacaaacaaacaaacaaaaataaaccacctCTGATTTCTATGGCTGCAACATGGGGAAAGCCAAGTTTTTCCAGATTGCTGTGTGTACCAGAAGTGCCACAAGCATTGCTCGGATGCTGCCAGGAGAATTTTACTTCtcacaccagctgtgtgggcagggagcaggtTTGGATGGActcttccccatcccagcccttcccttgAGCAGAGCCTTTCCCTTGTCCCCCAGATACAATGGGGACTTCATTGCCTTTGTGGTGGCAGGAGGATAAAAGCCATTGGATAAAAGCCATTGGCAGCAACTGCAGAAGTGAGGAGCCACAGCTGAGCGTGGGCATCAGGGTGTGGGGCAGCCtgaggggcagagctgaggtTCCTTGGAGGGAagtcagagcctggcagcaccaggGACATGGGGGCTGGATCAGACCCTTCCAGCTGGACAACAGCAGTGCTGtgagcaggaagagctgcaggggagggcaggactgggggctgcaggggggctCATCCATGGAACAGCCCCTTCAGCCTCCAAGGGTCCCTCAGTGAGGTgtgtggctgtgtcctgcaTCCTGCTCACGTGGTGGAGGTGATGGATCCACCATGGCTCACTGGCCAGGCTGGCAGTCACCACACCACAGTGATTCCCACGATGGCACACAGGTCAttgctctgcagggcagcagaacCTGAATCCTGGCACCAGGACAAGGGCCCTCCTCATGCACTCTGCTCCACTGTACTGTCCCATTCACCCTGGCTTGTCGGAGCCTGGTTCCCTCTAGTGCTTGAGGGCAGGAttgggccctgctctgcctcttgcCTGGGCCCCCAGgcctgccagctcctctgggctACCCTCAGGAGAAGGCACAGCAGctggatttcttcttctgtgacTCGATGTAATCATGGATCTGGAAGCGGGGCTCATCCAGCGGCTGCACCGTGCGCTGCTTCAGCTCCCTAGAGTGGTGGGGCTGTGTTACCCCCTCCCACACTGTGCTGGTGTGTGGGAGGcggtggggctgcaggggacacCTCCCTTGCTCAGTCCCGTGGCCCCAGGTTCTTACTTGGCAATGGCCAGGAAGGCCAGCTCCACGTTCATGCCTGTCTTGGCACTCGTCTCCATGAAAGGCACTCCGTACTCCTGCAAGAGCAGCATGACCCCATCAATGGCTATCCCCAAGATGCCCCCCTGGCCCTCTGAATCTTCCCTGTAGCCTGGACAAGGCTTGAGGGTTATTGCCTCCTTGTCTTGCCCCAGAATTTGCATGCAAGTGACTGCTATGCCGCCCCTGCAAGAGCCAAGCAGGTCTTGGCACTCAGAGGGGATGGCACAGCTGCATGGGAACCCTGAGTGACATGACATGAAATTGTCTGAGGGAGCTTAATTCAGGTTAGACCCTGGCACAACTCACCCTGGCCAGTGATGCTCCATCCTCTGTCCTCACAGCCCTCTCGCTGCTCACATCAGCCtgccaagggaaggaaaatgtcaCCACAGACCAGGCCCGCTGGCACTCTGGGGGATCTGGCAAACCAGCAGTGTGGGGAGTTCAGGGGGCTGACTGGAACAAGGGGCATCATGAATCCAGAAGTGTCCACTGCCCAGAGAATGTGAGATCTGTGGAATATCTGAGACCTGGCGGCCTTAAGGATGTCAGGGGACACCTGGGatctggggacactgagggcaTCCAGGACCCAGGGAGGCTCTGGTACCCAGCTGGGCATCAAGTACCCAGCATCATCCAGAATCCAGGAGACATCCAGTCCCAGGGGGAAATTCCGTTGGGCACTGGGCACCCAGCAGCATCTAGGACCCCTGGAGAGAATCTGGGACCTTGTTTGGGCTCTAGGGCTTGGGGTTACCTGAGGTCCAGGGGTGCATCCAGGCCCGGGCGGCCATCCCATAGTCAGCAGCATCCCATATCACAGCATCCCATAGGAGGAGCATGCCGtacctggagcagcagcctcGTGCTGCCACCCGCTGGCTACCGGGAACACTGCCCACTCcgaccccccccaaacccccgggatcggctctgggcttggctgagcccagaaagcagcagagcccGGCGAAGggtgcaggcagagctccaTCCCGGCACAGCCACGGGGATGGCAAGAGCACGGCATAGCACAGCAATCCCCAGGGTGGATGGGGACCCTGCACGCACCTTATTGCCCAGCAACATGATGACCACGTCCTTCTGGGCGTACTCATGGATCTCCGTCAGCCAGGCCTGTAGGGCAGCAGGACTGTGTCAGGGTGAGGGGTACTcctgtccctcccagctcagccctccaCCCCTCAGtactcccctcccttccctctcagTCCTCACACCCCCTCAGCACCCCCATCTCTTCCCCACGAGGACAGGGATAATGACTTTTCTTGGCACAGGAATTATTCCAGCATCACAGATGAGCAGTCCTGAAAACGCCCCGTCTCCTGGCTACAGTCCAAGCCATAGTTCACATCCTTCCCAAACCACGTTTTCTCCCTCAGGCATTCACCATATCCTTAAACAAAACTCACCCAGCTGTGCAGCACCCAGCCCTGGATGAGCTCCCAGCTGGCTGGGTCTGGCCAGAACAGCCAGTGCTTACAGGTAAAACAGGCTCCCAGCTGCCCCGAACACCCAGCCAGCGAAGCAGGGCACCCACGATCCCAGTCCCGGGGAGAAACACCCCCAACCCAGCGTGGGACTCACGCGGATGTTGTCAAAGGACATCTTGCTGGTGATATCgtagagcaggagcagggctggaggggaagaggcagaggcATTGCTACACTGTAGGGATGTGCTCTGGATAgtctccccatccctgctggacCCCAAACTCACCTTGGGCATCCCGGTAGTAGGCGTGGGTGACGCTGCGGAAACgctcctgtcctgctgtgtcccaaATCTGCTGAGAAACTGCCCTggtgagagcagggagagcaacCTCCCCAAAATGGGTCTGCTCCCgtggctcccagccctgccagatCACCACACGCAGCCTGAGGTGAGTTTCCATCTGAAAAtttcttcccccctcccaaagCTCACCTGCAACTTCACCTTCACACCATCCACAGCCACCACTTTGTTCTGCAGAAAACAAGGAGAGCACATTTATCAGCCCAAAGCATGTCCTGGTGCATGTGccagccagccctggcactgaGCTGGCATTCCAcagcccctcagctgctctccctgaGGCAGTGGGACGAAGCCAGGCTGCCCGTGGGGCTGAATGCTGAAGCCTCATTGCTACAAACCGTGATCCTGCTTGTTTAACAGCTCCAGGAATATCCCAGAGCAGCAACCCCTTGAGTCAGGGTGAACAGCACAATCAGCTGAGACGAGACATCAAGATCCCAGCCTGCCTTGGATCCAGTGCCTCGTTCATCTCCTACAGCCGGAGTCCCTGTCCTGTAGCTCCTCAGTCCCCTAATGAGTCAGTCAATGACGTTGGCTGTCCAGCAAATCCCAGGAACACTGAcctgctctggctcctgctgggaagctctgggattgcagcagcccctgagaagttggcagagctgcagaaggggGGAGGCGTGGATGAACCACacataattttgcatttattaataAAACCTTGGTGTCCTTTTATGTTTGCTCACCAAAAAGCCCTGATCTTTCTGATGGGACTCTTCAGCCCCATGTGCTCAGGAACCACAATTTAGCCTGTTTACAGTAATTTAAGGGCTTTGGATACTACAAACTGCCTGGGCACACACACTGGGTGATTCTGGGTGTCCCGCTCAGGTTTCCTTGCTGGTGGAGCCCTGCTTGGTTCTCAAAGGAGGTAGTAAACACTGAGGTGGAGGGGTTGCATGTAGCACACAGCCATATCCAGCATGGCAGGAGGAAATCTCCTGGGTCAGGATGgtgggcagccaggctgggctgggaccagGAAAGGAGAGGCAtttccagctgagctgggaaggCAGCTATTGAGGCTTAGGCAATCACTGTTCTCATCTTGGAAGTGCAGGGGCTTCCCTCCAGAggccagaaaaaagaaaagcaaaagctactgaaaagctattttaagACTCCTAAAGAATAATAATTGGAGTCTAGAAAGAGAAGACCCctataaataatttcaaacctGGAATGGtttgaaatggaaattcagCCCATGTAGAGATGACAGCATTTGAGCAAACAGGCtggataaaacaaaaacatgctcTAGGAGACTGGAGATTACCTAGAGCAGTGAGCCatgagctgctggaggggatACTTGCATGAGGCAGAGCAAGTACCTACAGGCCAGCAACACCTCTGGGGACACCAGCATTGAGCCCAGCAGTGGGACACAGCAGATTTTGCTTCTTTCATGACTTCATCATAAGGACAGGCCTCATGGCCCCCTCAAACCAAACCCATAACCCTGACTCTCCCCTAGCCCCTGATCACCAAGCCCCAATTCCACCAAAAGCCAAACACAACCAGGGCAGCAAAAGTGGCAGAaaaccagagcagctgcagctgtgggggcAGAGGAAGCACTGACCGCACTCGACACGTGTCAGTGGctgtgggcagagccctgcccagggacaccccCATGACTTCCTTCCTGCTTTGCCCTGTGCTGAAAACAGCTGTGTTTCCCTGGGCACCCTTAGAGAGACCCTGCCGCTGAAATTTggtgagcagagagcagcatggGGGTTTAAGCAGGATCTAGTGATGCTAACAACTTCTCAGCAGCCTATTTTAGCCCTTTCAAAGCATGAGATTACAGCAACCAGTGTTTGTCCCCCCCAGCTGTTTGCTTTGGCCTGCATGGTGGAGCATACTATCTGCCCAGCACACACCCCCAGCCCATGAACACAGCTGGAATGGGCTAAACCTAGACTGTTGGCTGATTTAAAGGTAAGAGGCAACAGTACCAGTGGGCTCATCTGTCTgttcctgctctcccagggaGGGGTGGAAGGGTTTCAGCAAGCACCTGTTTCTGGTTGGGAGATAACTGGGAGTACAGAGGCAGTAAAATCCCCAgttccccctccccagcaccctgTCCTGGCCAAGGTGTGGGTTGAGGGGGgtgaggggctggcagctgtggtGGTCTCACCCGGTAATCTATGCCCACGGTGGCTAAGAACGTCCCGGAGAGAAAGGCCCCGTCTTTGAACTGGAGCAGGAAGCAGGTTTTCCCCACGCCCGAGTCTCCAAGTAACATCACCTGCAAGATGGGCGCAGGGAGAGATGTCAGCAGGAcaaggagggagcagcactCCTGATTGGTGCTGAGCCCTCCCCAGTTCCTTCTCTCCCTTCGTTTCTTTCCTCAGGACTGGTCCTGATGGGTCTGGGAAGTCCCGTGGGAGCTGGGTGTGGGATGGGACCCCTGAGGGTGCAGACAAGTGGTGcctgaaggcagcagagcagcccgCAGCCatgaaagagggaaagagctgGTGTGAAATCAAGTATTGCAGCAAGAAAAGATATCTCCTAGCCAGCCCCTggccatctcccagcccagaagACTCCTAGAGAATCAGCCACAGCTCCCAAATGTGTGGAGCCACCTCCACGCACGCTTTGCCCCTGACCCGGGCGtgcccagcccaggggctgATGCATGGCTTGGGCAAACCCTGCATGTCCGGGACACTCTCCCTGTCGGTGCCTGCTGCGGACACCAAAGCAAACACAGTGCCTTTCCCCTCCTGCTAAGCAAACAGGATCAGCCCAGGCTCTCTAGCCAGActcaggcagggagcagccaggaccAATGCTGGGCTCCATAAGCACAGCCTTTCCTGATGCTGTGTGCTTTCTGcccacctgcagcagcctgttcctgccCAGCAACCATTAACCCGACTGCATCTGGCCCCTTATGAAAAATAGCAATGAGCAGAACTTCAGCAGGAAGGTCCATCCCTGCttgcccaccctgccaggatGCTGGAGCTTGCAAAGtaaatccctgctgcctctgg
This window encodes:
- the RAB37 gene encoding ras-related protein Rab-37 isoform X1; translation: MGARAAGPGGDGYNEDLLHKTILVGDSGVGKTSLLVQFDQGKFIPGSFSATVGIGFTVMLLGDSGVGKTCFLLQFKDGAFLSGTFLATVGIDYRNKVVAVDGVKVKLQIWDTAGQERFRSVTHAYYRDAQALLLLYDITSKMSFDNIRAWLTEIHEYAQKDVVIMLLGNKADVSSERAVRTEDGASLAREYGVPFMETSAKTGMNVELAFLAIAKELKQRTVQPLDEPRFQIHDYIESQKKKSSCCAFS
- the RAB37 gene encoding ras-related protein Rab-37 isoform X3, whose protein sequence is MGARAAGPGGDGYNEDLLHKTILVGDSGVGKTSLLVQFDQGKFIPGSFSATVGIGFTNKVVAVDGVKVKLQIWDTAGQERFRSVTHAYYRDAQALLLLYDITSKMSFDNIRAWLTEIHEYAQKDVVIMLLGNKADVSSERAVRTEDGASLAREYGVPFMETSAKTGMNVELAFLAIAKELKQRTVQPLDEPRFQIHDYIESQKKKSSCCAFS
- the RAB37 gene encoding ras-related protein Rab-37 isoform X2, whose amino-acid sequence is MGGPDGAAGSETPEGSGEPPKSSGDPPALPRDYELSGKVMLLGDSGVGKTCFLLQFKDGAFLSGTFLATVGIDYRNKVVAVDGVKVKLQIWDTAGQERFRSVTHAYYRDAQALLLLYDITSKMSFDNIRAWLTEIHEYAQKDVVIMLLGNKADVSSERAVRTEDGASLAREYGVPFMETSAKTGMNVELAFLAIAKELKQRTVQPLDEPRFQIHDYIESQKKKSSCCAFS